From the Candidatus Eisenbacteria bacterium genome, the window AGCGTAGTCTACGAGACCCCGCGCGCGTTGCTGATCTCGCCAGCCGGCCTCCCCGGGACCGCTGTCCGCGCCTACAACCGCTGCCCAATCATACCCCCGCCTGTCGGCCACGCTCTCGAGATCGAGTTCTCCGCCCCGCTCGATGCCGCCCTCACGTGGGACGCCGGGCAGGAACACCCGTTCGTCCATGCGGTCACCGACAGCGGGGGCGTGGCTCTTTTCTCTATCTCCGGCGGCGGTTGTTCCCAAGCGGGGTCCGCGGACCTCAGTTGCGACGGATTCCAAATGCCCCTGCGAGTATGGCCCGGCGCCAAGTCCCCTGACGTGAACGGCGACTGCGTCGTCCTCGAGGACGACGTCGCTTACGTCAAGGCCCGGCTGGGTTCCAATGACTTCTGCGCTGATCTCGACGGATCAGGGCTCGTGAATGAAACCGACCTGGCGCTCGTAGAGGCCACCCTGGGAGATATCTGCCCATCACTTGCGGCGATCGAAGATACCCGCGAGGGGCGCACCATGAGTCTCACCTCCAGCCCCAATCCGGCGAGCAGGAGCGTTGTCCTTCGCCTCTGGCTTCCGGTCGGCGGCGAGCGCGCTCAACTGCGCATCGTTGACGCGGGCGGCCGGCTTGTCCGCTCTTGGAACCGTGGTTCCTGGTCCGCCGGCACAAACACGGTCCTGTGGGATCTGCGCGACATCTCCGGCCGGTCGGTCTGTCCGGGGATCTATTTCGCCACCGCCGCCTCAGGCAAGGACCGATCCTCCCGAATGATCGCTGTCGTCAAGTAGACCGTCGCACCCCCTTGACTCTCCTTCCGCGCGCGGAGGATCATCCTTCACGATCGAGGCCGCCGGAACTCTCCGGGGAAGGCGATCGCGTTCGCTCCCCGCGAGCAGGCGGCGGCCGGGCCGCGGACCGGAACTCCCTGGAGGGGCCAGTGATGAAACCTGCAGTCCTTCTCTTATCGTTCCTGCTGATGATCGGCGCGCCGGCGCGAGGGCCGGCGATGAATGACCCGCAGGCCGCCGCCGCGCTCGACAGGTTCATCGAGGCGACGGGAGGGCTGGAGGCGCTGCGAGGACTGAAGAACATCTCCCTCCACGCGACCGCTGAGGCATATGGCAACCAGTACGACTTGAAGCTCCTCTCCGACGGGCGCTTCCGCATGGAGGCGCGGGATCGCATCACCGTCTTCGACGGCGAGAAGTACTGGCAGTCCTACTACGGAATGTCGCGGGAGCTCACGGGGGAAGCGATCGAGGGGCTCCGGGAGGTCGGCTTCAGGGAGGGCTTCCTCCATGGCCTCCTCGACCGGGAGCTCAAGCCGATCCCCCTTGCCCACGCGGGCCGCGAAGCCAAGCGCGGACGCTCGTGGGATCTGCTGTTGTCAGCGCGGGAAGACGGCGCGCGCAGGACCTTCTACTTCGACGGCGAGACGGGCCTGCTGGACAGGATCGTCGAGATCGTGCCCGACTCGACTCTCCGGGAGAGAAAGAACCTCTACACTTTCTCCGACTACCTGGATGTCGGCGGACTCAAGCTTCCGACTTCGATGCACGGCACCTGCGTCACCAACGGGAACGAGTTCCAGCCGCTCACGCGCTTCACGGATCTCGCGCTCAACGCGGAGATGGAAGAGTCCTCGTTCTCGAGGCCCGAGACGACGGCGCCCGCCGCCGTCGCCGCGGACGGAGCGCTCTCGGGGGTGGTGCTCGGCGTCTCAGGCCGGGGCAGCCTGATCACCAACATCACGAACGCCGACCTTGAGAAGCTGCAGGCCGAGGATCGGTCGACGCTCGAGGTGGAGATCAGGGGCATGCGGACCCGCCACCTCCTCCTCAGGGATCCGCAGGGGCTCTCGGATGTCTCATCCGGCGACTATGTGGCGACCTTCAATCAGACCCCGGCGCTCTGGCTCGTCAAGGCCTACGTCGGGATGACAAGCGACCAGCCCTATGAGGTGGGTGACGCGCTGCGACTGAGCGTCGCTCGGACTCCCGAGAAGGAGGAATGACCATGAAGGGCTCCATCGTCACGCGGCCATCCGGTAGGACAGGAATCGGAGGGGAGGCGCTGTCGGTGCGCAGGCGGCTTTTCGGGCTCCCGCTCGCCATCGCCCTCTCGATGGCGGCCGGCGCGGCCCCGGCGGCCGATCCGCCCGCGCAGACCACCCCGTCGGCGGACCAGGGCCGAATCCGGCATTACAACACCCTCGGCAAGACGGGGCTCAAGGTCTCGGACATCGGCTTCGGCGCGGGGACGGTCACGGAGGCCGCGCTCGTCGAGTATGCGCTGGATCTGGGCATCAACTACTTCGACGCGGCCGAGAGTTACGCCCGCGGGGGGTGCGAGAGGGCGATCGGGGAAGTCGCGGCCCGGCGGCGGGGCGAGATGGTCATCTGCACGAAGCTCGATCTCGACGGCAACGCCACGAAGGAAAGCATCATCACGAGGCTCGACGGCTGCCTGGAGAGGCTGAAGACCAGCTATGTCGACATCCTGATGATCCACGGCGGGAACCCCGATGCGGTTGCGAATCCGGCCGTCTACGTTGCGTTCGACGAGCTCAAGAAGCAGGGGAAGATCCGCTTCACGGGCATCTCCCATCACGGCCCCAACCTCGCCGCCGAGCTCAGGCCCGTGATCGACGCGGGCAGGATGGACGTGATTCTCTGCAGCTACGATCCTTACGGCGATCCCGACATCCCGGCGATGCTCGAGGAGGCGCGCAAGAAAGAGATCGGCCTCGTGGCCATGAAGATCCTGACCTCGGCGCGCGCCGACAGTCTCGCCGAGTTCAAGTCCGGCAAGCATCCGTTCCACATCGCCGCTCTGCGGTGGGCTCTCAAGGAATCGGGAATGGACACCGCGCTGATCAGCTTCACGATGATGGATCAGATCGACGAGTTCATCCAGGCATCCGGAGCGGCGCTGGATTGATCCGCGCGGCGAGTTTTCCCTTCCTATGCGTCTCGATGCTGGTCGCGGCTCCTGGGCCGGCGGTCGCCGCTCCTGAGCCGGCAGTCGCGGCGGAAAAGGCGGCCGCGGCGCACGAGGTCGAACAGGCGATCTCGGCGGCCGTCCTCCCTCCCGCGAACATCCTTCCGGGATGGTCGCTCGCGGAGGCGTGGCGTCGCTTCGAGGCGGAGGATCTCTGGCGGCACATCGACGGCGCCGCCGACCAGTACCTGAGCTTCGGCTGCAGGTCCCTCGATGCGGCCTACTACCGGGAAGAGGGAACGGATGCCGAGATCGCGGTCGAGATCTACACGATGGCCGATGCGCTCGGCAGCTTCGGCCTCTACATGCTCGAGCGCTCCTCCACCGGTCCCCGGCTTCCTCTCGGGGGGCAAGGCTACCGGAGCGGGGGCGATCTCGCCTTCTTCGGCGGAACCTCCTACGTGAAGCTCCGGGCCTATCCGGACGATGAGCCTCGGCGGACCGCGTCGCTGCGAGTCGCCGATTGGATCGCGGCCAACGCCCTTGCCGCAAGGGCCTTTCCCCCGGAGCTGCAGGCCTTCCCCCGAGAGCGGCTCATCGAGGACTCCTTCGGCTTCGTCCCGCGGGGCGCGCTCGGCCTCGCGGGCCTGGAGCGCGCCCTGACCGCCCGCTACCGCAAGGACGACGCGGAGCTGACCCTCCACTGGACGCGCGGGACCGACGCGGACAGCGCCCAGGTCCTCTTCGCCAGGCTCGGGTCGTCGATCGAGAGGCGAGGCGTCGGGCGGCTCCGGCCGATCAGGATCGCCGATGCCGACGGCTGGACGGCCGAGATGAAATATCAAGGCCCCGTCATGGTCGCCCATCGAGGGAGGGACATCATCCTCGCCTCAGGCAGCGCGGACACTGTCTGGATGGCGATCTCGATCGAGCGCCTGCTCTCGAATCTGCGCTAGCCCACCCGCAGCACGGCGGCCTGCGCCGAGAGGCGATCCTCCTTCAGACGGATGAGCGCCTCGTTGGCCTCCTCGAGCGGGAAGACCTCGATGTCCGTCCGGATCCCGATCCTCGCGGCCAGATCGAGCAGCTCCCTCGCGTCCCGCCGCGTGTTGGCCGTGACGCTCACCAGCTCTCGCTCCTGGAACAGGTGAGCGTCGTAGTCGAGCTCGGGGATCCGATCGAGGTAGATCCCCGCGATGGCGAGCCTGCCCCCCCTTCTCAGGGAGCGGAGGGCCCCGGGAATGACGCTGCCCGCGGGCGCGAAGGTGACGGCGCAATCGACGGGCCGCGGGGGTGTCTCGCCCGGCCCGCCGCTCCAGGCCGCTCCCATCCGGCGCGCCCGCTCTTCGGCCTCCTTTCCGCGCGTGACGACGAAGACCTCGCAACCCCACGCCCGAGCGATCTGGATCGCGATGTGGGCGGCGGCGCCGAATCCGTAGAGGGCGATCCGCATCCCCGGCTCGAGGCCGCTTCGCTTGAGGGCGCGATACCCGATGATCCCCGCGCAGAGCAGCGGGGCCACCTGCGCGTCGTCTCCCATCTCTGCCGGGATCGGGTGGGCATACGAAGCTGGGACGGCGACCTTCTCCGCGAAGCCCCCATCGCGATGAAGCCCCGTGAAGACCGGCGCCTCGCAGAGGTTCTCGCGCCCCTCGATGCAGGGATCGCAGCATCCGCAGAGGCGGTTGACCCAGGCGACGCCCACCCGGTCGCCCGGGCGAAACCGGGTGACCGCGGAGCCGAGCGCCACGATCCTCCCCACGGCCTGGTGGCCGGGAATGATCGGAAGTCGCACCGCTGCCAGCTCCCCTTCGACAACGTGGAGATCGGTCCGGCAGACCCCGCAGGCGGAGACGCTGACGATCACCTCGTCGGGACGCGGCTCCGGATCGGGCACCGACTCGAGCGAGAGCGGGCGCGTCGGCGCCATGGCCGGCCTCGCAAGCAGCATCGCGTGCATCTCATCCTCCGCGACTCAGGAAGCGACGGCTTCCATCAACGAAAGTAGGCTTCCCCCGCAACCGATGGGAGGCGGCCGTCGATGTCGAAGTAGCCCGCGGCCCTAAACCCCGCCCATCCGTCCCGCCTCACCTGCGCGTCGTAGATCAGAAAGTCGGGATATCCCGATCCCGAGGAGCAGGGATTCGAGAGCAGGGCGAGATCGAAGCCGGCCAGATCGGTCCCGGCGATGACCTCGACCAGTCGATCCGGCGCAAGCGGGTTTGCCGCAACGAAGCGGGCCGCCAGCCCCTTCCCCTGATAGAAGCGTCCGTCGCCGGGATCGGGAGGCTCTCTGCGCGCCTCGGCGAAGTCGTGCCTCCCGATGGTGGCTTTCCTGTCCCGTCCGCGAAGCTCGACTCCGAAGGGTTCGACCGCGATCGGGAGCGACGACTCGATCTTCGCGAGAACAGCGTTGGCGCCGGGAATCGCGTAGAGGATCAGATTTCTCGTCGCGATCAACTTCTCGGTCACCGCCGTGTCCGCGACAACGGGCGCGAAGCCATCGGCGCGAAGATACCAGGCCTGGGCATCGAGGACGGCCGCCCTCCGCATCGCTCGATTCTGCGCTTCGTCCCCCCCCGTCCCGTAGACCAGAACGAACGGATCGAAGAATGCGGCCTTCAGCGGTCCGCGGAAGCGCCGCGACCGCTCCGCCCCGGAGAACTCCCAGCGCCCGCCCTCCAGGCGGAAGAACACCGATCCCTCGCGCCACTCGGTCCTCAGCAGACCGCCGTCCGCGCGGAAGGAGAGCGGACCCGGCGCGGCGACGCCTGATGGGTCGATCGAGAATGCGCGCACGCCCGCGGTGCGAATCTCGAAGCCGGTCTCCTCCCCGCGCAGAACGCGGGCCTCCACCTCGATTCGATCCAGGGGGCGCATCGCCTCCTCCACAGTCAGCCAGTGGGCGCGGGAGCAGACGCCCAGATCCGCACTCACGAGATGGACCGTATCGGGATCGCTCCTGCGACGCTGCGTCGAGAGAAAGGCCATCATCTCGGAGTCGTCGACGCAGTCGACTCCGGGCGTCTCCGGACGATCCCACCAGTGTCCCATCCCCGGCGCCTCGCGGTAGATCACCCTCGCCCCCGCCTCGCGCGCCCTCTGGCTCAGCATCCGTCCGTGAAAGACCGGCACGTTGTCGTCGGCTCCGCCGTGCAGGACGAAGACCGGCATTCCGCGCGCGTTCCCC encodes:
- a CDS encoding aldo/keto reductase; the protein is MTMKGSIVTRPSGRTGIGGEALSVRRRLFGLPLAIALSMAAGAAPAADPPAQTTPSADQGRIRHYNTLGKTGLKVSDIGFGAGTVTEAALVEYALDLGINYFDAAESYARGGCERAIGEVAARRRGEMVICTKLDLDGNATKESIITRLDGCLERLKTSYVDILMIHGGNPDAVANPAVYVAFDELKKQGKIRFTGISHHGPNLAAELRPVIDAGRMDVILCSYDPYGDPDIPAMLEEARKKEIGLVAMKILTSARADSLAEFKSGKHPFHIAALRWALKESGMDTALISFTMMDQIDEFIQASGAALD
- a CDS encoding zinc-dependent alcohol dehydrogenase family protein — protein: MHAMLLARPAMAPTRPLSLESVPDPEPRPDEVIVSVSACGVCRTDLHVVEGELAAVRLPIIPGHQAVGRIVALGSAVTRFRPGDRVGVAWVNRLCGCCDPCIEGRENLCEAPVFTGLHRDGGFAEKVAVPASYAHPIPAEMGDDAQVAPLLCAGIIGYRALKRSGLEPGMRIALYGFGAAAHIAIQIARAWGCEVFVVTRGKEAEERARRMGAAWSGGPGETPPRPVDCAVTFAPAGSVIPGALRSLRRGGRLAIAGIYLDRIPELDYDAHLFQERELVSVTANTRRDARELLDLAARIGIRTDIEVFPLEEANEALIRLKEDRLSAQAAVLRVG